In Actinoplanes derwentensis, the following proteins share a genomic window:
- a CDS encoding AAA family ATPase — protein sequence MSWTEAPPASAGPIEKVLYEVKKTIVGQDVLLERLIVALLARGHILVEGVPGLAKTLAVKSLAEAIGGDFHRVQFTPDLVPADIVGTRVYNQQKAEFQVQLGPVFTNLLLADEINRAPAKVQSALLETMQERQVTIGRETHKLPVPFLVMATQNPIENEGVYPLPEAQVDRFMMKVVVGYPSVTEEFVVVERALARTAAIQKIIDPQTLVTLQEEVDRVYVDPSLIEYAVNLAHATRDPSRVGLTDLAKYVTFGASPRSSISLVLAGRALAFLRGREYVVPEDLGDLALDVLRHRLVLSYEALSDEVTPDLIIAKILANQSFPEPAGRVR from the coding sequence ATGAGCTGGACCGAAGCCCCGCCCGCCTCCGCCGGCCCGATCGAGAAGGTCCTCTACGAGGTCAAGAAGACCATCGTCGGCCAGGACGTGCTGCTCGAGCGGCTGATCGTGGCACTACTGGCCCGCGGTCACATCCTGGTCGAGGGCGTGCCCGGCCTGGCCAAGACCCTCGCCGTGAAATCCCTGGCGGAGGCGATCGGCGGTGACTTCCACCGGGTGCAGTTCACCCCCGACCTGGTGCCCGCCGACATCGTCGGCACCCGTGTCTACAACCAGCAGAAGGCCGAGTTCCAGGTCCAGCTCGGCCCGGTCTTCACCAACCTGCTGCTGGCCGACGAGATCAACCGGGCTCCGGCCAAGGTGCAGAGCGCACTGCTGGAGACCATGCAGGAACGGCAGGTCACCATCGGCCGGGAGACCCACAAGCTGCCCGTCCCGTTCCTGGTGATGGCGACCCAGAACCCGATCGAGAACGAGGGCGTCTATCCGCTGCCCGAGGCTCAGGTCGACCGGTTCATGATGAAGGTCGTCGTCGGCTACCCGAGCGTGACCGAGGAGTTCGTGGTCGTCGAGCGGGCCCTCGCCCGGACCGCGGCCATCCAGAAGATCATCGACCCGCAGACGCTCGTCACCCTCCAGGAGGAGGTCGACCGGGTCTACGTCGATCCGTCCCTGATCGAGTACGCGGTGAACCTCGCCCACGCCACCCGCGACCCGTCCCGGGTGGGCCTCACCGACCTGGCGAAGTACGTCACCTTCGGCGCCAGCCCTCGCTCCTCGATCAGTCTGGTGCTGGCCGGGCGGGCCCTGGCCTTCCTCCGCGGCCGGGAGTACGTGGTGCCCGAAGACCTCGGCGATCTCGCGCTGGACGTGCTGCGCCACCGGCTGGTGCTCTCCTACGAGGCACTCTCCGACGAGGTCACCCCGGATCTGATCATCGCGAAGATCCTGGCGAACCAGTCGTTCCCGGAACCCGCGGGCCGGGTCCGGTAG
- a CDS encoding DUF58 domain-containing protein: MTTAPDRLLRRLEWKLGRRLDGRLQGSYRTVWHGAGFDFTDLRAYTPEDDVRHIDWNVTARLDEPFVRQYTEDREMTSWLVIDRSASMRFGGGAGKESTAASLAVAIARLISQGGNRVGAILFDNQTHKIIPPRTGRDQILRITRDLTSSVTKKSDKTTDLAEMLRLAATTTARRRSLVFVMSDFIGEPGWDRPLAQLTHRHEVVVIRVVDPSELELPDLGLILVEDAETGEQLLVDTSDPLLRARLTEQVGAREDELADGMRRAGVDAHRITTDQDMLATLVDMVRRSGRRRR; this comes from the coding sequence ATGACGACCGCCCCCGACCGGCTGCTGCGGCGCCTGGAGTGGAAACTCGGGCGCCGTCTCGACGGGCGTCTGCAGGGCTCGTACCGGACTGTGTGGCACGGCGCCGGTTTCGACTTCACCGATCTGCGGGCGTACACCCCGGAGGACGACGTCCGGCACATCGACTGGAACGTCACGGCGCGCCTGGACGAGCCGTTCGTCCGGCAGTACACCGAGGACCGGGAGATGACCTCCTGGCTGGTGATCGACCGGTCGGCGTCGATGCGGTTCGGCGGCGGCGCCGGCAAGGAGTCGACGGCCGCCTCGCTCGCTGTCGCGATCGCCCGGTTGATCTCCCAGGGTGGCAACCGGGTCGGGGCGATCCTTTTCGACAATCAGACCCATAAGATCATTCCGCCGCGTACGGGCCGGGATCAGATTCTGCGGATAACCCGCGATCTGACTTCTAGTGTCACGAAAAAGTCGGACAAAACGACGGACCTCGCGGAGATGCTGCGACTCGCCGCCACCACCACCGCCCGGCGGCGCAGCCTCGTCTTCGTCATGTCCGACTTCATCGGCGAACCCGGCTGGGACCGGCCCCTCGCCCAGCTCACCCATCGGCACGAAGTCGTCGTCATCCGCGTCGTCGACCCGTCCGAACTGGAACTGCCCGACCTCGGCCTGATCCTGGTCGAAGACGCCGAAACCGGCGAACAACTCCTCGTCGACACCAGCGACCCGCTGCTGCGCGCCCGGCTCACCGAGCAGGTCGGCGCCCGCGAGGACGAACTGGCCGACGGCATGCGCCGAGCCGGCGTCGACGCCCACCGGATCACCACCGACCAGGACATGCTGGCCACCCTGGTCGACATGGTCCGCCGTTCCGGACGGAGACGCCGGTGA
- a CDS encoding VWA domain-containing protein, translating to MTFLYPAVIAIAVLASAAAVAGYTALQKRRAAALSAAGFSSLTGGGVRRHLPYALLLAALPVMLIGLARPQAEVAVPRVAGTVLLAFDVSNSMSADDVAPTRLAAAQQAATAFVEDQPDTVDVGVLVFGDQALLTQAPTDDHAAAVAAIGRVSPSGGTSLGQAILVALGTITGKPVSLPSTEGGAQATSDLGYWPSATIVVFSDGEETGGPDVQAAAELAAAAGVRIQTVGVGTAKGATVEVDGFQLGTQLDETLLTTVAQVTGGAYQQAGDAGALTDSTKAIDLRLTTEKEPIELTAPFAAAALLLLTLGGLLGTRWHGRIV from the coding sequence GTGACCTTCCTCTACCCGGCCGTCATCGCGATCGCGGTGCTGGCCAGCGCGGCGGCCGTGGCCGGTTACACGGCCCTGCAGAAACGCCGCGCGGCAGCGCTGTCGGCCGCCGGGTTCTCGTCGCTCACCGGCGGGGGCGTGCGCAGACACCTGCCGTACGCGCTGCTCCTCGCCGCCCTTCCGGTCATGCTGATCGGCCTGGCCCGGCCACAGGCGGAAGTGGCCGTGCCCCGCGTCGCCGGGACCGTGCTGCTCGCCTTCGACGTCTCCAACAGCATGTCCGCCGACGACGTCGCACCGACCCGGCTCGCCGCCGCACAACAGGCCGCCACCGCGTTCGTCGAGGACCAGCCGGACACCGTCGACGTCGGAGTGCTCGTCTTCGGCGACCAGGCCCTGCTCACCCAGGCACCCACCGACGACCACGCGGCAGCGGTCGCCGCGATCGGCCGGGTCTCGCCCAGCGGCGGCACCTCGCTCGGGCAGGCCATCCTGGTCGCGCTCGGCACGATCACCGGCAAACCGGTCAGCCTCCCCTCGACGGAGGGCGGCGCGCAGGCCACCTCGGACCTCGGCTACTGGCCGTCGGCGACGATCGTGGTCTTCTCCGACGGCGAGGAGACCGGCGGGCCCGACGTGCAGGCCGCCGCCGAACTCGCCGCCGCCGCCGGAGTACGCATCCAGACGGTCGGCGTCGGCACCGCCAAAGGCGCGACCGTCGAAGTCGACGGCTTCCAACTGGGCACCCAGCTCGACGAGACCCTGCTGACCACGGTGGCACAGGTGACCGGTGGGGCGTACCAGCAGGCCGGCGACGCCGGGGCGCTCACCGACAGCACCAAAGCGATCGACCTGCGACTGACCACCGAGAAGGAACCGATCGAGCTGACCGCCCCGTTCGCGGCCGCCGCCCTCCTGCTCCTGACGCTCGGCGGGCTGCTCGGCACCCGCTGGCACGGAAGGATCGTCTGA
- a CDS encoding VWA domain-containing protein has translation MSLSWPWALLALLAVPLLLLARWLLNRRRKRTAVTVSSVALIRAALPGRTAWRRRIPVYLFLAGLLALAGGVARPQASMAVPSNDTTILLAIDVSGSMCNIDIAPNRLAVATDAAREFVEAQDGDTRIGLVAFSGIAGLLVPPTAEKAPLLEAIAGLKTARGTAIGQSILTSIDAIAEINPEVAGTGVELAAPATGGAPVDYEPDTIVVLTDGSNTTGVDPVTAAEQAAARRLRVYTIGFGTTDPQQMVCTPDQVSGDSAFGSGFGGNGFGGGGGGRGGNREIDEEALTQVADLTGGRYFKAQDAEQLTDVLGDLPREFGVTKQNVEISVWFLLLGTLLVTAGVTLSLWWNRGPAPRRPKATAA, from the coding sequence ATGTCGCTGAGCTGGCCGTGGGCGCTGCTCGCGCTGCTGGCCGTCCCGCTGCTGCTCCTGGCCCGCTGGTTGCTGAACCGGCGGCGGAAGCGGACCGCGGTGACGGTGTCCAGCGTCGCACTGATCCGGGCCGCACTACCCGGGCGGACCGCCTGGCGCCGGCGGATCCCGGTCTACCTCTTCCTGGCCGGGCTGCTCGCGCTCGCCGGTGGGGTGGCCCGCCCGCAGGCGTCGATGGCCGTGCCCTCCAACGACACCACGATCCTGCTGGCCATCGACGTGTCCGGCTCGATGTGCAACATCGACATCGCACCGAACCGGCTGGCCGTCGCCACCGACGCGGCCCGCGAGTTCGTCGAGGCCCAGGACGGCGACACCCGGATCGGGCTGGTCGCCTTCTCCGGCATCGCCGGCCTGCTGGTCCCGCCGACCGCCGAGAAAGCGCCGCTGCTGGAGGCGATCGCCGGGCTCAAGACCGCCCGCGGCACCGCGATCGGCCAGTCCATCCTCACCTCGATCGACGCGATCGCCGAGATCAACCCCGAGGTGGCCGGCACCGGCGTCGAGCTGGCCGCACCCGCGACCGGCGGGGCGCCCGTCGACTACGAACCGGACACCATCGTGGTGCTCACCGACGGCTCGAACACCACCGGCGTCGACCCGGTCACCGCCGCCGAACAGGCCGCGGCCCGGCGACTGCGGGTCTACACGATCGGGTTCGGCACCACCGACCCGCAACAGATGGTCTGCACCCCCGACCAGGTCAGCGGCGACTCCGCGTTCGGCAGCGGCTTCGGCGGCAACGGGTTCGGTGGCGGCGGTGGCGGCCGGGGCGGCAACCGGGAGATCGACGAGGAGGCGCTCACCCAGGTCGCCGACCTGACCGGGGGTCGCTACTTCAAGGCCCAGGACGCCGAACAGCTCACCGACGTGCTCGGCGACCTGCCCCGCGAATTCGGCGTGACCAAGCAGAACGTCGAGATCAGCGTCTGGTTCCTGCTGCTCGGCACACTGCTGGTCACCGCCGGTGTGACACTCTCCCTCTGGTGGAACCGTGGCCCGGCTCCCCGGCGCCCGAAAGCAACCGCGGCCTAG
- a CDS encoding bifunctional sugar phosphate isomerase/epimerase/4-hydroxyphenylpyruvate dioxygenase family protein — protein MRRSIATVCVSGTLDDKLTAAASAGFDGIELFENDLVVSPWSPVEVRSRCADLGLTIDLYQPFRDLDSLDDGHFRKSLDRARRKFDVMAQLGVDTVLVCSSVAPDAVNDDDLLAAQLAALADRAADHGMRIAYEALAWGRHVSTWDRSWEIVRRADHPALGLCLDSFHVLSREVSPDPIAGITPGKIFFLQLADAPHLRMDVLQWSRHHRLFPGQGAFDLPGFVRLVLAAGYDGPLSLEVFNDVFRQADPTRTAVDAMRSLVALEDQLTIAGYDGSRTALRALPPAPDLTGHAFTEFAVDGRSGPELRTALRGLGFLHTGQHRTKPVELWEQHSCRVILNSAVTATGPAAISAFAVTSVDPAAALARAEALRAPAHPNVREPGEAELAAITAPDGTQVFVTGPANPWRADFLPTGAKAGGWTAGEPEADDAKAGAGLLAVDHLGLAQPFDHFDEAGLFYHSVLGLDHLAAEEYAAPFGLMRSRAVADPARRVRVALTVSLLRRGEWAPAVSDPQHVAFATADLLATAEALDLPALPVPDNYYDDLAARFALDAGFVATLRKHGILYDRDANGGELLHLYTPVIGGRVFFEIVERRAGYDRFGEPNAPVRMAAQRHRRLTGT, from the coding sequence ATGCGCCGGTCGATCGCCACCGTCTGTGTCTCCGGCACCCTCGACGACAAGCTGACCGCCGCCGCGTCGGCCGGGTTCGACGGCATCGAACTGTTCGAGAACGATCTCGTGGTGTCGCCGTGGTCGCCGGTGGAGGTTCGGTCCCGCTGCGCTGACCTGGGCCTCACGATCGACCTGTACCAGCCGTTCCGGGACCTCGACTCGCTCGACGACGGACATTTCCGCAAGAGTCTGGACCGGGCACGGCGGAAGTTCGACGTGATGGCGCAACTGGGGGTGGACACGGTGCTGGTGTGTTCCTCAGTGGCCCCGGACGCCGTGAACGATGACGACCTGCTCGCCGCCCAGCTCGCCGCTTTGGCCGATCGGGCGGCGGACCACGGGATGCGCATCGCCTACGAGGCGCTGGCCTGGGGACGGCACGTGTCCACGTGGGACCGCTCGTGGGAGATCGTGCGGCGGGCTGATCATCCGGCGCTGGGGCTCTGTCTGGACTCGTTCCACGTACTGTCCCGGGAAGTGAGCCCGGACCCGATCGCCGGCATCACCCCCGGCAAGATCTTCTTCCTGCAGCTCGCCGACGCGCCGCATCTGCGCATGGACGTGCTGCAGTGGAGCCGCCACCACCGGCTCTTCCCCGGCCAGGGCGCCTTCGATCTGCCCGGTTTCGTCCGGCTGGTGCTGGCCGCGGGCTACGACGGGCCGCTGTCGCTGGAGGTCTTCAACGACGTCTTCCGGCAGGCCGATCCCACCCGGACCGCGGTCGACGCGATGCGGTCCCTGGTCGCCCTTGAAGATCAACTGACGATTGCCGGGTACGACGGGAGCCGCACCGCCCTCCGCGCGCTCCCGCCCGCGCCGGACCTGACCGGGCACGCCTTCACCGAATTCGCCGTCGACGGCCGCTCCGGCCCGGAACTGCGCACCGCCCTGCGGGGCCTCGGTTTCCTGCACACCGGTCAGCACCGCACCAAACCGGTGGAACTCTGGGAACAGCATTCCTGCCGCGTGATCCTCAACAGCGCGGTGACCGCGACCGGCCCCGCCGCCATCAGCGCTTTCGCGGTCACCTCGGTGGATCCGGCGGCCGCCCTCGCCCGTGCCGAGGCCTTGCGGGCCCCCGCTCACCCCAACGTCCGCGAGCCGGGTGAGGCGGAACTCGCCGCGATCACGGCCCCCGACGGCACCCAGGTCTTCGTGACCGGCCCGGCGAATCCGTGGCGCGCGGACTTCCTACCGACCGGCGCGAAGGCCGGCGGGTGGACGGCCGGCGAACCGGAGGCCGATGACGCGAAGGCCGGCGCCGGGCTGCTGGCTGTTGATCATCTCGGGCTGGCGCAGCCGTTCGATCACTTCGACGAGGCCGGCCTCTTCTACCATTCGGTTCTCGGCCTGGATCATCTCGCCGCCGAGGAGTACGCCGCCCCGTTCGGTTTGATGCGGTCCCGCGCGGTCGCCGACCCGGCCCGCCGCGTCCGGGTGGCCTTGACCGTGTCCCTTCTGCGCCGTGGCGAGTGGGCGCCCGCGGTCTCCGACCCCCAGCACGTGGCCTTCGCCACCGCCGATCTGCTCGCCACCGCCGAAGCCCTGGACCTGCCGGCGCTCCCGGTCCCGGACAACTACTACGACGACCTGGCGGCCCGGTTCGCCCTGGACGCCGGCTTCGTGGCGACGTTGCGGAAGCACGGCATCCTCTACGACCGGGACGCGAACGGCGGCGAACTGTTGCACCTCTACACCCCGGTGATCGGCGGCCGGGTGTTCTTCGAGATCGTCGAACGCCGCGCCGGCTACGACCGTTTCGGCGAGCCGAACGCCCCGGTCCGGATGGCCGCCCAGCGCCACCGCCGCCTCACCGGAACCTAG
- a CDS encoding TetR/AcrR family transcriptional regulator gives MTQERQRDAVRTRTDLLDVATDEFAERGYSGARVDEIAARTRTTKRMIYYYFGGKEQLYLAVLERAYAEIRAAEQTADVDHLDPPAAVRRLAEVTFDHHEAHPAFIKLVGVENAQHAKHMNHVARLVDLNSSAVDLLRGVLDRGVRDGVFRDDVDALDVHMMISSFCFFRVANRHTWGALFDRDLLAPDRREHYRTMLGDLVTGYLRK, from the coding sequence ATGACGCAGGAACGGCAGCGCGACGCCGTACGCACCCGCACAGATCTGTTGGACGTGGCCACCGACGAGTTCGCCGAACGCGGCTACAGCGGTGCCCGGGTCGACGAGATCGCCGCGCGCACCCGCACCACGAAACGGATGATCTACTACTACTTCGGCGGTAAGGAGCAGCTCTACCTGGCAGTTCTGGAACGGGCGTACGCGGAGATCCGGGCCGCCGAACAGACCGCCGACGTCGACCATCTCGATCCCCCGGCAGCCGTCCGCCGGCTCGCCGAGGTCACCTTCGACCACCACGAGGCGCACCCCGCGTTCATCAAGCTCGTCGGGGTGGAGAACGCGCAGCACGCCAAGCACATGAACCACGTGGCCCGGCTCGTCGACCTGAACAGCTCGGCCGTCGACCTGCTCCGCGGAGTCCTCGACCGCGGTGTGCGCGACGGTGTGTTCCGCGACGACGTCGACGCCCTCGACGTACACATGATGATCAGTTCGTTCTGTTTCTTCCGCGTCGCCAACCGTCACACCTGGGGCGCTCTCTTCGACCGGGACCTGCTCGCCCCGGATCGTCGGGAGCACTACCGGACGATGCTCGGGGATCTGGTGACCGGCTATCTACGAAAGTGA
- a CDS encoding shikimate dehydrogenase, whose product MSACRCGLIGTGIGASLSPALHEAEGSHHHLGLTYTLFDVDTPAELERRLDLAERSGYAGLNITHPFKQQVIKHLDELSPQAREIGAVNTVVFRDGRRYGYNTDAPGFAESFRTGLPGAATGHVVMLGAGGAGAACGHALRELGVTELTIVDPSVSRGRELADRLGAGYLPAVTTLKTADGLVNASPIGMRHHPGIPLPAELLHRRLWVADIVYMPVDTELLIAARAAGLPAIGGAAMCVYQAAAAFALFTGSTPDIARMLLHLSHLLERRNVDRDHHS is encoded by the coding sequence ATGTCGGCTTGCCGATGCGGGTTGATCGGGACCGGGATCGGCGCGTCGCTGTCACCGGCACTGCACGAGGCCGAGGGGAGCCACCACCACCTCGGGCTCACGTACACGTTGTTCGACGTGGACACCCCGGCAGAACTCGAACGCCGGCTCGATCTCGCCGAACGTTCCGGGTACGCCGGGCTCAACATCACCCACCCCTTCAAACAGCAGGTGATCAAGCACCTCGACGAGTTGTCCCCGCAGGCCCGGGAGATCGGCGCGGTGAACACCGTGGTCTTCCGGGACGGCCGCCGGTACGGCTACAACACCGACGCGCCCGGATTCGCCGAATCGTTCCGGACCGGCCTGCCCGGCGCTGCCACCGGCCACGTGGTGATGCTGGGCGCGGGCGGGGCCGGAGCCGCCTGTGGTCACGCGCTACGGGAGCTGGGCGTCACGGAACTGACCATCGTGGACCCGTCCGTCTCCCGCGGCCGGGAACTGGCCGACCGGCTGGGCGCCGGATACCTGCCCGCTGTCACCACCCTGAAAACCGCCGACGGCCTGGTCAACGCCAGCCCCATCGGCATGCGGCACCACCCCGGGATCCCACTGCCCGCAGAGCTGCTCCACCGCCGCCTGTGGGTCGCCGACATCGTCTACATGCCCGTCGACACCGAGCTGCTGATCGCCGCCCGTGCCGCCGGACTGCCGGCGATCGGCGGCGCCGCGATGTGCGTCTACCAGGCCGCCGCGGCGTTCGCACTGTTCACCGGATCCACCCCCGATATCGCGCGGATGTTGCTTCACCTCTCCCATCTTCTGGAGCGCCGCAATGTTGACCGAGACCACCACTCGTGA
- a CDS encoding Nramp family divalent metal transporter, whose amino-acid sequence MLTETTTRELPEPPALRRMVGPGIVAVGIGMAAGEIILWPYLTAIGGLGLLWLAFTTLAVQFVINMEIERYTLATGQTVVAGFSRWWKGWGIIICLAGAFQYVWPGWATSGSTVFTYLIGGGDPVWITVGVLVTIGVFLTLSKVIYKTVERVETVKVILTLFFLVVVVIFVISLSTWGEGAKATVTEFGQIPDGITFTMLLSAIGAAGAGGVHNLVLSNWIRDKRYGMGAHVPRLISPITGQEEAAGADRYTFPLDETSLSRWNLWWKRANTEHLVTFVAVCFVTIGVMSLLAYETLFGRGDLKSDPSFLRTQGEIFETEVGTWLKLLFLAVAAVSLWAAAMGLLDIIGRVASDFLRRNYLLESARWTEARIYLAVVWIEIVLGSAILLAGFTQPLGLLIVSTCAASVVTLLYSILLVRLNTRDLPGPIRIRGWRLGGLLVAIAFYGFFAIAMVVTQLDKL is encoded by the coding sequence ATGTTGACCGAGACCACCACTCGTGAACTTCCCGAACCCCCCGCGCTACGCCGCATGGTCGGGCCCGGCATCGTCGCCGTCGGCATCGGCATGGCGGCCGGCGAGATCATCCTCTGGCCGTACCTGACCGCGATCGGTGGCCTCGGCCTGCTCTGGCTGGCCTTCACCACCCTCGCCGTGCAGTTCGTCATCAACATGGAGATCGAGCGATACACCCTGGCCACCGGCCAGACCGTCGTCGCCGGATTCTCCCGCTGGTGGAAGGGCTGGGGCATCATCATCTGCCTGGCCGGGGCCTTCCAATACGTCTGGCCCGGCTGGGCGACCAGCGGGTCCACCGTCTTCACCTACCTGATCGGCGGCGGCGACCCGGTCTGGATCACCGTCGGCGTACTGGTCACCATCGGGGTCTTTCTGACCCTGTCCAAAGTGATCTACAAAACCGTGGAACGCGTCGAGACCGTCAAGGTCATCCTGACCCTGTTCTTCCTGGTGGTCGTGGTGATCTTCGTGATCTCGCTGAGCACCTGGGGCGAGGGCGCGAAGGCCACCGTCACCGAATTCGGGCAGATCCCGGACGGCATCACGTTCACCATGCTGCTCAGCGCCATCGGCGCGGCCGGCGCTGGTGGCGTACACAACCTGGTGTTGAGCAACTGGATCCGGGACAAGCGATACGGCATGGGTGCCCACGTGCCCCGCCTGATCTCCCCGATCACCGGCCAGGAAGAGGCAGCCGGCGCCGACCGCTACACGTTCCCGCTCGACGAGACCTCACTGAGCCGCTGGAACCTGTGGTGGAAACGCGCCAACACCGAACACCTGGTCACCTTCGTAGCGGTCTGCTTCGTGACGATCGGCGTGATGAGCCTGCTCGCCTACGAGACCCTCTTCGGCCGCGGCGACCTCAAATCGGACCCGTCGTTCCTGCGGACCCAGGGCGAGATCTTCGAAACCGAAGTCGGCACCTGGCTCAAACTGCTGTTCCTGGCAGTCGCGGCGGTCTCGCTGTGGGCCGCGGCGATGGGCCTGCTGGACATCATCGGCCGGGTCGCCTCGGACTTCCTGCGCCGCAACTACCTTCTTGAATCGGCACGTTGGACCGAAGCCCGGATCTACCTGGCGGTGGTCTGGATCGAGATCGTCCTCGGCTCGGCGATCCTGCTGGCCGGGTTCACCCAGCCGCTGGGCCTGCTGATCGTCTCCACCTGCGCGGCCTCGGTGGTGACCCTGCTCTACTCGATCCTGCTGGTCCGCCTCAACACCCGCGACCTGCCGGGCCCGATCCGGATCCGCGGCTGGCGCCTCGGCGGCCTGCTGGTGGCGATCGCCTTCTACGGCTTCTTCGCCATCGCGATGGTCGTCACCCAGCTCGACAAACTGTGA
- a CDS encoding peptidase: MRRLFPLAVLGLVLLPVPAFAADPTDGPTPLQSITSAGTSFLTAVAIAPEQPVKVSAVTGDYLYWQFPATAGQRPDLTVDVTLPSSGRSGDHSWTVEVFDGLRRRQACVGGEQSPVAATTDTAVKLGCRLRQVRSWAEPWDGDPLPGTYYVRLSSTELPEKDLGLPLDVSLTLTSPTGDTGADQGELAAPLVPNNQPGKLLTTPVPSASAEPEEEYFSVDWLPDFSSRWVWTVTGGILAAITGLIGFSWTRRRRV; the protein is encoded by the coding sequence ATGCGGAGACTGTTCCCGTTGGCCGTTCTCGGTCTCGTGTTGCTGCCTGTTCCCGCTTTCGCCGCCGATCCGACGGACGGGCCGACGCCGTTGCAGAGCATCACGTCGGCCGGTACGTCGTTCTTGACCGCTGTGGCGATCGCCCCGGAGCAGCCGGTCAAGGTGAGTGCGGTGACCGGCGACTACCTGTATTGGCAGTTCCCGGCGACGGCCGGGCAGCGGCCCGATCTGACTGTCGACGTCACGTTGCCCAGTAGCGGTCGCAGCGGTGATCATTCGTGGACCGTCGAGGTGTTCGACGGGTTGCGCCGCCGGCAGGCTTGTGTGGGTGGCGAGCAGAGCCCGGTGGCCGCGACCACCGACACTGCGGTGAAGCTCGGTTGCCGGTTGCGGCAGGTCCGTTCATGGGCCGAGCCGTGGGACGGTGACCCGCTGCCCGGCACCTATTACGTGCGGTTGTCCAGTACTGAGTTGCCGGAGAAGGATTTGGGCCTGCCGCTCGACGTGTCGTTGACTCTCACGTCACCGACCGGCGACACCGGTGCCGACCAGGGTGAGTTGGCTGCTCCGTTGGTGCCGAACAACCAGCCCGGCAAGCTGCTGACCACCCCGGTGCCGTCGGCGAGCGCGGAGCCGGAGGAGGAGTACTTCTCGGTGGATTGGCTTCCGGACTTCTCGTCGCGATGGGTGTGGACGGTGACCGGTGGCATCCTCGCCGCGATCACCGGCCTGATCGGTTTCTCCTGGACCCGACGGCGCCGGGTTTGA
- a CDS encoding VWA domain-containing protein, giving the protein MIHRTLSIVTATGLIAASAFLGATPAYAEEPTPETEPPVVELVLDVSGSMKAADIDGQTRMTVAKRAFNEVVDALPETTQLGIRVLGATYGGDSKRLGCRDTQQIVAVGPVNRVAAKNAIATLKPTGFTPIGLALRSAAKDLEGAGSARRIVLITDGEDTCTPPDPCDVARELAAQGTDLVVDTLGLAPDEKTRKQLVCISQATGGTYAAANSEEELTDRIKQLVDRAALPPPVTPAVVQGAKDCATAPLLAAGVYTDRELIGEHRFYRVSVDAGRELRASVSIALDRPLNRDYGVLVKAATVDGRELVRGLDAGSGRADVISAGLRWSGDEEPALAATSDICLVVSNSFASTTAAGAPGMPVELSIDLVPASQAPDAPGLGRGWLLLFVLAIAGLIAGVLAGWLTRWWVATWREN; this is encoded by the coding sequence GTGATCCACAGAACACTGTCCATAGTGACAGCGACGGGATTGATCGCGGCTTCCGCCTTTCTCGGCGCCACCCCCGCGTACGCAGAAGAGCCCACACCGGAAACCGAACCACCGGTGGTGGAACTGGTCCTTGATGTGAGCGGCTCGATGAAGGCCGCCGACATCGACGGGCAGACCCGGATGACGGTCGCCAAACGAGCTTTCAACGAGGTCGTCGACGCGCTGCCGGAGACTACGCAGCTCGGTATCCGGGTGCTCGGCGCGACGTATGGCGGTGACAGCAAGCGGCTCGGCTGCCGGGACACTCAGCAGATCGTCGCGGTCGGCCCGGTCAACCGGGTGGCGGCCAAGAACGCCATCGCCACGTTGAAGCCGACCGGGTTCACTCCGATCGGTTTGGCGCTACGGTCGGCGGCCAAGGACTTGGAAGGCGCCGGTTCGGCCCGCCGGATCGTCCTGATCACCGATGGTGAGGACACTTGCACCCCGCCGGATCCTTGTGACGTGGCCCGGGAACTGGCCGCCCAGGGCACCGATCTGGTTGTCGACACGCTCGGTCTGGCACCGGACGAGAAGACCCGTAAGCAGTTGGTCTGCATCTCGCAGGCGACCGGTGGCACCTATGCCGCGGCGAACAGCGAGGAGGAGCTGACCGACCGGATCAAGCAGCTCGTCGACCGGGCCGCGCTGCCGCCGCCGGTCACCCCGGCCGTGGTGCAGGGTGCGAAGGACTGTGCCACTGCCCCGCTGCTGGCTGCCGGTGTCTACACCGACCGTGAGCTGATCGGCGAGCACCGCTTCTACCGGGTGTCGGTGGACGCCGGCCGCGAACTGCGCGCGAGTGTCAGTATCGCCTTGGACCGGCCGTTGAACCGGGACTATGGCGTGCTGGTGAAGGCGGCCACGGTGGACGGCCGGGAACTGGTTCGTGGTCTGGACGCGGGTAGTGGCCGCGCCGATGTGATCTCGGCGGGTCTGCGCTGGTCCGGCGATGAGGAGCCGGCTTTGGCCGCGACTTCGGACATCTGCCTGGTGGTGAGTAATTCGTTCGCTTCGACGACGGCGGCCGGTGCACCCGGTATGCCGGTCGAGCTGAGTATCGACCTGGTTCCGGCTTCGCAGGCACCGGATGCTCCCGGTCTGGGACGCGGCTGGCTGCTGCTGTTCGTGCTCGCGATCGCCGGCCTGATCGCCGGTGTGCTGGCGGGTTGGCTGACCCGCTGGTGGGTCGCTACCTGGAGGGAGAACTGA